One window from the genome of Anopheles coluzzii chromosome X, AcolN3, whole genome shotgun sequence encodes:
- the LOC120949104 gene encoding solute carrier family 41 member 1: MKPRDTVKQDTSDVVTGPTLHRDNVTACDTMNIMLLDSQGPVPFSSRNESQRSSISNAETVAIPQSLAAIALDTGHTFRDDIDHGIQIDTRGATEFYRIDDDSYRPFTIYGSTGDGKGKIATLPASTTGSLSSIITTSIASSEPDRVDHRSGGDGGTGCSGSLVDEVSDGRPLDQKCAISCGGIAGAPGASADNGGDDGHGADIRQEKWWYMTLQIAIPFFVAGVGTIGAGIILGHVENWKVFVHISELFILVPSLLGLKGNLDMCLASRLSTQANLGNMSGRREIFQMVLGNIALVQVQATVASFIVSMFAVVVGAIINGTIIFDHVMLLTASAMFTATSSCFVLDFVLVAVILISSRTTMNPDNLATPLAASIGDVVSISLLAAMATLLFEHIDTHLWVTFVMVAVYVFLLPFWMLLVYRNKYTRSVLSTGWVPVLSALFISGMGGLVLDKAVGIFNGFVVFQPIINGIGGNLVSVQASKISTMLHQSSIIGIIPPHAKIFELPWRALFHGVPYARTARILIAMSIPGQVLFIFVADYIHMSRSTIGAPFVLSYLFVSTLQIMLLLYIAHIIIHLMWKWKIDPDNSAIPYLTALGDLFGSSFLMLAFLFLRSIGHPYGEKSSETVDGFKLLPELTTISGGSLMDQIQDDKGI; this comes from the exons ATGAAGCCAAGGGATACAGTGAAACAAGATACTAGTGACGTAGTGACGGGACCAACTCTCCATCGGGATAATGTAACTGCGTGTGATACGATGAACATAATGCTGCTAGACAGTCAAGGCCCAGTCCCATTCAGTTCCAGAAATGAGAGTCAGCGATCGAGTATTTCAAACGCGGAGACGGTGGCCATCCCTCAGTCGCTCGCAGCCATTGCGCTAGACACGGGTCATACTTTTCGGGATGATATCGACCACGGGATACAAATCGACACTCGCGGTGCCACCGAATTCTATCGTATCGATGATGATAGCTATAGACCGTTTACAATTTACGGGTCAACCG GTGATGGCAAGGGTAAAATTGCTACACTACCCGCATCCACGACAGGATCGCTAAGCTCGATAATAACTACATCAATTGCTTCTTCCGAGCCGGACCGGGTCGATCACCGCAGCGGCGGTGATGGCGGTACCGGCTGCTCCGGAAGTCTGGTGGATGAAGTCAGTGATGGAAGGCCTCTTGATCAAAAGTGCGCGATTTCCTGCGGCGGTATTGCGGGAGCGCCTGGAGCGAGCGCAGATAACGGTGGAGACGATGGCCACGGTGCGGACATTCGCCAAGAGAAGTGGTGGTACATGACACTTCAGATCGCAATACCGTTCTTTGTCGCCGGCGTAGGTACCATCGGAGCTGGAATCATACTAGGTCATGTGGAG AACTGGAAGGTATTCGTTCATATATCGGAGCTATTCATCCTGGTGCCATCGTTACTGGGACTAAAGGGTAACCTGGACATGTGTCTTGCGTCGCGCCTCTCGACACAGGCGAACCTGGGCAACATGTCCGGGCGGCGTGAGATCTTCCAAATGGTGCTCGGCAACATCGCGCTGGTGCAGGTGCAGGCAACGGTTGCGTCCTTCATCGTGTCCATGTTTGCCGTCGTGGTGGGAGCTATCATCAATGGTACCATCATCTTCGATCACGTTATGTTGCTGACCGCCTCGGCCATGTTCACTGCCACTAGCTCCTGCTTTGTACTCG ACTTCGTGCTGGTGGCtgtgattttaatttcaagTAGAACAACAATGAATCCTGATAACCTGGCCACACCTTTGGCGGCATCGATTGGCGATGTGGTTTCGATATCGTTGCTAGCCGCGATGGCCACTCTACTTTTCGAACATATCG ATACACACTTGTGGGTAACGTTCGTCATGGTTGCGGTGTATGTGTTCCTGCTGCCGTTTTGGATGCTCCTCGTTTATCGCAACAAATATACACGATCTGTGCTTTCTACTGGATGGGTGCCAGTTCTGTCTGCTTTATTTATTAGTGG CATGGGCGGCCTGGTGCTAGACAAGGCGGTTGGCATATTCAATGGATTCGTTGTGTTCCAGCCAATTATAAACGGCATCGGCGGCAATCTGGTGTCGGTGCAGGCAAGCAAAATATCCACGATGCTTCACCAGAGCAGTATTATCGGTATCATACCGCCGCACGCGAAGATTTTTGAGCTACCCTGGCGGGCGCTGTTTCACGGAG TCCCTTACGCTAGAACTGCGCGCATTCTAATCGCAATGTCCATACCCGGTCAAGTGTTGTTCATATTTGTGGCAGACTACATTCACATGTCGCGCTCAACCATCGGTGCGCCCTTCGTGTTGTCTTACTTGTTTGTCAGCACACTCCAG ATTATGTTACTGCTGTACATTGCGcacattattattcatttgatgtggaaatggaaaatcgatCCCGATAACTCGGCTATCCCATACCTGACTGCGCTGGGTGACCTGTTCGGCTCGAGCTTCCTGATGCTGGCGTTCCTATTCCTGCGATCGATAGGCCACCCGTACGGTGAGAAGTCGAGCGAAACAGTGGACGGATTCAAACTACTGCCGGAGCTGACCACCATTAGCGGCGGTTCACTGATGGATCAAATACAAGATGACAAAGGTATATGA